The Pueribacillus theae genome includes a region encoding these proteins:
- a CDS encoding enoyl-CoA hydratase/isomerase family protein: MAEKNILIERIGKIGYLILNRPQKLNALSVELLNDFDKALDEIEADNEISVLIIKGEGRAFSVGYDVVEHTQVTVTEDRDNLEDYTRRWLRLWEFPKPVIAQVQGYALAGGTQLLACCDIVITDKDAQFGFPSLPLGGGFVGIYWGWHVGPQRAKLLDLTAGSRISGKEATEYGFAARCFDGDSLEEETLNIARGIAKTPLDVLKLKKKAHNRILEQQGFRNALLFGPEQDAIIHTAEGIKMMYQKINELGLKETIKWFNEQNV; the protein is encoded by the coding sequence ATGGCTGAAAAAAATATTTTGATTGAAAGAATAGGTAAAATTGGTTATTTAATTTTGAATAGGCCACAGAAATTAAATGCACTTAGTGTGGAACTTTTAAATGATTTTGATAAAGCTTTAGATGAAATAGAAGCAGATAATGAAATTAGTGTCCTTATTATTAAAGGTGAAGGTAGAGCTTTTAGCGTAGGTTATGACGTAGTGGAACATACACAAGTAACAGTTACGGAGGATAGAGATAATCTAGAAGACTATACAAGACGCTGGCTTAGGCTTTGGGAATTTCCGAAGCCGGTTATCGCTCAGGTTCAAGGGTATGCACTTGCAGGAGGCACTCAATTATTAGCTTGTTGTGACATTGTCATTACTGATAAAGATGCCCAATTTGGCTTTCCTTCTTTGCCATTAGGCGGTGGTTTTGTAGGAATCTATTGGGGTTGGCACGTAGGCCCTCAACGAGCAAAGCTTCTTGATTTGACTGCGGGTAGCCGTATAAGTGGAAAAGAAGCGACTGAATATGGCTTCGCTGCAAGGTGTTTTGATGGTGATAGTTTAGAAGAGGAAACATTGAATATAGCACGTGGGATCGCTAAGACACCATTAGATGTCCTTAAATTAAAGAAAAAGGCGCATAACCGGATATTGGAACAACAAGGATTTCGCAATGCTCTTTTATTCGGTCCTGAACAAGATGCGATTATTCATACAGCAGAAGGAATAAAAATGATGTATCAAAAAATTAATGAATTAGGACTCAAAGAAACTATTAAGTGGTTTAACGAACAAAATGTATAA
- a CDS encoding aldehyde dehydrogenase family protein: MEKTMNLRPKVVKFLEGPKKLFINGQWVESASGKTFETRNPATGEVLAIVHEAEKEDVNRAVEAAREAFDNGPWAKLSASERSRLIYKFADLMEENLEELAQLETLDNGKPINESKFFDVPTAIEHFRYYAGWSTKIIGQTIPVNGNFFNYTRHEPVGVVGQIIPWNFPILMAAWKLGAALATGCTVVLKPAEQTPLTALYLAELFQEAGFPDGVVNIIPGFGKTAGEPLVKHEKVNKIAFTGSTQVGKQIMRQAADTVKRVTLELGGKSPNIILPDADLSKATPGALMGIMFNQGQVCTAGSRLFVQKKAFDNVVADLVSQSKAIKQGPGIDANTQMGPLISNVQQNRVMNYIEKGKEEGAEILTGGSSPFENGYFVEPTIFAGVEDEMTIAREEIFGPVLVAMPFDDLDEVIARANNTSYGLAAAVWTENVRNAHYVASKLQAGTVWVNCYNVVDAAAPFGGFKQSGSGREMGSYALDNYTEVKSVFVNMD, from the coding sequence ATGGAAAAAACAATGAATTTAAGGCCTAAGGTAGTTAAGTTTTTAGAAGGCCCAAAAAAACTTTTCATCAACGGCCAATGGGTTGAATCAGCAAGCGGAAAAACTTTTGAAACAAGAAACCCAGCTACTGGCGAAGTCTTAGCAATTGTACATGAAGCTGAAAAAGAAGATGTCAATCGTGCAGTTGAGGCAGCGAGGGAAGCATTTGACAACGGTCCATGGGCAAAGCTAAGTGCTTCAGAAAGAAGCCGACTTATTTATAAATTTGCCGATTTAATGGAAGAAAATCTAGAAGAGTTAGCACAACTTGAAACACTCGATAATGGAAAACCAATTAATGAATCAAAATTTTTTGATGTGCCAACAGCGATTGAGCACTTTCGTTATTATGCCGGATGGTCTACAAAAATAATTGGACAAACCATTCCAGTCAACGGGAATTTTTTTAATTATACAAGACATGAGCCAGTTGGTGTTGTTGGACAGATTATTCCTTGGAATTTTCCAATTTTGATGGCGGCATGGAAACTTGGGGCTGCACTTGCGACAGGCTGTACAGTAGTCCTGAAGCCCGCTGAACAAACACCCCTAACTGCCCTCTACTTAGCTGAATTATTTCAAGAAGCAGGCTTTCCAGATGGGGTAGTTAATATTATACCTGGCTTTGGTAAAACAGCGGGTGAACCTTTAGTAAAGCACGAAAAAGTAAATAAAATTGCATTTACCGGCTCAACACAAGTCGGAAAACAAATAATGCGTCAAGCAGCAGATACAGTTAAACGAGTAACTTTGGAACTTGGTGGAAAGTCACCGAATATTATTTTGCCGGATGCAGATTTGTCAAAAGCAACACCAGGCGCTCTTATGGGCATAATGTTTAACCAAGGACAAGTTTGTACAGCAGGATCCCGCCTTTTTGTTCAGAAGAAAGCATTCGATAATGTAGTTGCCGATCTTGTATCTCAATCGAAAGCCATTAAACAGGGCCCAGGTATTGATGCAAACACTCAAATGGGACCGCTTATTTCCAATGTTCAGCAAAATCGTGTTATGAATTATATTGAAAAAGGTAAAGAAGAAGGTGCTGAAATTTTAACCGGAGGAAGTAGTCCATTTGAAAATGGGTACTTTGTAGAACCTACCATATTCGCTGGGGTAGAAGATGAAATGACCATTGCTAGGGAAGAAATTTTTGGTCCGGTTCTTGTAGCTATGCCATTTGATGATTTGGATGAAGTGATTGCACGAGCTAATAATACGTCATATGGTCTTGCGGCTGCTGTTTGGACTGAAAATGTGCGAAATGCACACTATGTTGCAAGTAAATTACAGGCTGGAACTGTGTGGGTCAATTGTTACAATGTCGTAGATGCTGCAGCGCCATTTGGTGGATTTAAACAGTCTGGAAGTGGACGAGAAATGGGCTCTTATGCACTAGATAACTATACAGAAGTCAAAAGTGTTTTCGTTAATATGGATTGA
- a CDS encoding ABC transporter permease translates to MIYYLIRRLLVALPTMFITLSLIFFTLRVLPGDPALAILGDNATEEALNNLREQMGLNAPIWQQYLVFWGDILRGDFGLSIASGTPVINLIASNFSPTIILTLTSIFIGSLIGIPSGILSALRPNSFIDTVVRIVSITWVSIPAFLLGIILILIFSLKIDLLPSMGAGEGFLGTMYHLILPSFTLGLINSAVIMRIARASMLEEVNQDYIRTARAKGIPTGIVIFKHALRNSLIPVITVIGLDITALISGAVITETIFSRPGLGSLAVGAITTRDFPILQGCLILFAALVIIVNLIIDITYSIVNPKIRPS, encoded by the coding sequence TTGATTTACTACCTCATTCGCAGATTGTTAGTCGCATTACCTACTATGTTTATCACTCTAAGTTTGATATTTTTTACTCTCCGGGTTCTTCCCGGAGATCCTGCATTAGCTATTTTAGGTGATAATGCAACCGAGGAAGCTTTGAATAATTTGCGTGAGCAAATGGGGTTAAACGCACCAATATGGCAACAGTATTTAGTTTTTTGGGGAGATATTTTACGTGGTGATTTTGGTTTATCTATAGCATCTGGAACTCCGGTTATTAACCTGATTGCAAGCAATTTTAGCCCTACGATAATTCTAACTTTAACTAGTATTTTTATTGGTAGTTTAATTGGCATTCCTAGTGGGATTTTATCTGCTTTGAGACCAAATTCATTCATAGATACTGTGGTGAGGATAGTGTCCATTACATGGGTATCTATACCTGCTTTTTTGCTAGGCATTATACTTATACTCATTTTTTCTCTTAAGATAGACTTGCTTCCTTCTATGGGAGCAGGGGAAGGTTTTTTAGGAACAATGTATCATTTAATTCTACCCTCTTTTACTCTTGGTCTTATTAATTCTGCTGTTATTATGAGAATTGCTCGAGCAAGTATGCTTGAGGAAGTAAACCAAGACTATATACGGACAGCACGAGCTAAAGGTATACCGACTGGAATAGTCATTTTTAAACATGCACTTAGAAATAGTTTAATTCCTGTAATTACAGTGATCGGTTTAGACATTACGGCATTGATAAGTGGTGCTGTTATTACAGAAACTATTTTTAGCCGTCCAGGTCTAGGTAGTTTAGCGGTGGGAGCAATTACTACGAGAGACTTTCCAATTCTTCAGGGATGTTTAATATTGTTTGCTGCTCTAGTTATTATTGTAAATTTGATTATTGATATTACTTATTCAATCGTGAATCCCAAAATTAGACCTAGTTAA
- a CDS encoding ABC transporter substrate-binding protein, whose translation MLTFFKWKQMGMFLMLVSILIMVGCTSNQKVEQQESGESNETKVEQEKVLKIALAAGATRLDPHFNSTASDLTISQPMFNGLVRFKPGSVSEIVGDLADSWESNSEGTEWTFHLHKGVQWHHGYGELTSDDVKWTFERLLNPEVGSRFHSELTVIEEIQAPDPYTVIFKLKHPDSAFLQRILADGSAGAIVKKEAIEEAGKDSMTKPIGTGPFMLKEFKQDEKVVLEKNPDYFRGEPKLDRIEYLVMSDRNAIDVALEKGELQMAVGETDQLWLQKMENNNKFELDIVGPNVYWGLFLNTSMEPFDNLLIRKAIAHAIDMNAFVQEVYGSYSSGQIATGPIGSDLFGYSDVGVPKYDPDLSKKLLAEAGFPDGLTLPPQFLSARPNYVQFMTYIQEELRKVGINMELQKVDVATYGANIRDNLNGLVLYGRATKPHAAFAMDDHYYGPSTVGKSTAKLNFSHYNKSDKLIELAGRELDETKAKDLYEQIQKQIMEEYVVVPLVESKNVLIRRKGVQLGYELEGTLNYFYPLNEMTDLQE comes from the coding sequence ATGTTGACATTTTTTAAATGGAAACAGATGGGAATGTTTTTAATGCTTGTTTCTATCCTTATAATGGTCGGTTGTACATCGAACCAGAAAGTGGAGCAGCAAGAGTCAGGAGAGTCAAACGAAACGAAGGTTGAGCAAGAAAAAGTGTTAAAAATTGCCCTAGCTGCCGGTGCAACTAGGCTGGATCCACATTTCAATTCAACTGCATCGGATCTTACAATTAGTCAACCAATGTTTAATGGATTAGTTCGTTTTAAGCCTGGATCAGTTTCTGAAATTGTGGGGGATCTAGCGGATTCATGGGAGAGTAATTCGGAAGGGACCGAATGGACTTTTCACCTTCATAAAGGGGTACAGTGGCATCATGGTTATGGGGAGCTTACATCAGATGATGTGAAGTGGACTTTTGAAAGACTCCTTAACCCTGAGGTAGGCTCGCGATTTCACTCAGAGCTAACTGTTATAGAAGAGATTCAGGCTCCCGATCCTTATACAGTTATTTTTAAATTAAAACATCCAGATTCAGCTTTTTTACAACGTATATTAGCGGATGGCTCTGCCGGTGCTATTGTCAAAAAAGAAGCAATAGAAGAAGCTGGCAAGGATTCAATGACTAAACCAATAGGTACAGGACCCTTTATGCTTAAAGAATTTAAACAAGATGAAAAAGTTGTCCTAGAAAAAAACCCTGATTATTTTCGAGGGGAGCCTAAATTAGATAGGATTGAGTATCTAGTTATGAGTGATCGAAATGCAATAGATGTAGCTTTAGAGAAAGGTGAACTCCAAATGGCTGTTGGAGAAACTGATCAATTATGGTTGCAAAAAATGGAAAACAATAACAAGTTTGAACTGGATATTGTAGGACCTAATGTTTATTGGGGACTTTTTCTTAATACATCAATGGAGCCATTTGATAACTTATTGATAAGAAAAGCTATTGCTCATGCTATAGATATGAATGCATTTGTACAAGAGGTTTACGGATCTTATTCATCAGGACAAATAGCTACAGGACCTATAGGCAGTGACTTATTTGGGTATTCGGATGTCGGAGTTCCTAAATATGACCCTGACCTATCAAAGAAATTATTAGCGGAAGCAGGGTTTCCTGATGGTTTGACACTTCCCCCACAGTTTTTAAGTGCTAGGCCGAACTATGTTCAATTTATGACATATATTCAGGAAGAGCTTAGGAAGGTGGGTATTAATATGGAACTCCAAAAAGTTGACGTAGCTACGTATGGAGCTAATATCAGAGACAATTTAAATGGGCTTGTTCTCTATGGCAGAGCTACTAAACCTCATGCAGCCTTTGCGATGGATGATCACTATTATGGTCCGTCAACGGTTGGAAAATCGACAGCAAAACTTAATTTTTCACATTATAACAAATCAGACAAATTAATTGAACTAGCTGGAAGAGAATTGGATGAAACAAAAGCGAAGGATCTTTACGAGCAAATTCAAAAACAAATTATGGAAGAGTATGTGGTAGTTCCTCTTGTTGAATCAAAAAATGTACTTATAAGACGGAAAGGTGTTCAGCTAGGTTATGAATTAGAAGGTACATTGAATTACTTTTATCCACTTAATGAGATGACAGATCTGCAAGAGTGA
- a CDS encoding ABC transporter ATP-binding protein: protein MSVILEIKNLRVGRNVQHQFSAVLDDVSFSINQGEFVAIVGESGCGKSMTALSIMGLLPKTMQVGSGSIYYHGRDLTKLSSREYNQLRGKELSMIFQEPMTSLNPSFTIGNQIYEVFKYHTDFSIKEIRQKSIEILEQVKIPDAKEKLNMYPHELSGGMRQRVMIAMALACNPKILIADEPTTALDVTIQAQILNLLIELQQNLNMTVIMITHDLGVVAETCHRAIVMYAGQVIEEAKIDDLFERPIHPYTEALMKSIPKLGEPKLKLHTIEGSVPDINNMPIGCRFHPRCNLATSICLEEVPKLEIKENKRRSRCWNRA, encoded by the coding sequence ATGTCTGTAATTTTAGAAATCAAAAATTTACGAGTAGGGAGAAATGTACAGCATCAATTTTCTGCTGTTTTGGATGATGTTAGTTTTTCAATCAACCAAGGTGAATTTGTTGCGATAGTAGGAGAAAGTGGTTGTGGCAAAAGTATGACAGCCTTGTCTATTATGGGGCTTCTTCCTAAAACAATGCAGGTGGGGTCAGGTAGTATTTATTACCACGGAAGAGATCTTACTAAATTATCTTCCAGAGAATATAATCAGCTTCGAGGAAAAGAACTATCCATGATTTTTCAGGAACCAATGACGTCTCTTAATCCTTCATTTACGATTGGTAATCAGATTTATGAAGTATTTAAATATCATACAGACTTCAGTATAAAAGAAATAAGACAAAAATCTATAGAAATACTAGAGCAAGTAAAAATTCCTGATGCAAAAGAAAAACTTAATATGTACCCTCATGAATTATCTGGAGGAATGAGACAACGGGTTATGATAGCAATGGCTCTTGCTTGCAATCCAAAAATATTGATCGCTGATGAGCCTACTACGGCCTTAGATGTAACAATTCAAGCCCAAATTCTTAATCTATTAATTGAACTTCAACAAAATTTGAATATGACAGTTATTATGATTACCCATGATTTAGGGGTCGTTGCAGAAACATGTCATAGGGCTATTGTTATGTATGCCGGGCAAGTAATTGAAGAAGCAAAGATAGACGATTTATTTGAAAGACCTATTCATCCGTATACTGAAGCCTTAATGAAGTCTATCCCAAAATTAGGAGAACCCAAGTTGAAATTACATACTATTGAAGGTTCAGTTCCAGATATAAACAATATGCCAATTGGTTGCCGATTTCATCCCCGATGTAATTTAGCAACAAGTATCTGTTTAGAAGAAGTGCCTAAACTAGAAATAAAGGAAAATAAAAGGAGGTCACGTTGTTGGAACAGAGCGTAG
- a CDS encoding ABC transporter permease, producing MTQPLSKEPKSTQNSLQVNKTENLQRKGKSAEWMAFKKNKLGMVSFFILIGILFIAILAPVIVPYDPLAQEVTARAKEPSLSHWLGTDPFGRDILSRIMLGSQTSLFVGFLSVFLSGIVGGFIGMVAAYKGGWLDDVLMRILESIMMLPLLLFGLMVLVALGPSMTTLIVVISIGLIPSVARMARGVTLEVKEKEYIKAVVSIGGRDLRILLSHIFPNILGPVLVITTLNMSTAIRIEASLSFLGVGVQPPTPTWGNMIQEGFQYITSTPGLVIYPGLALLIVSIAFNVMGDAIRDAFDPHIKKQRN from the coding sequence TTGACCCAACCATTATCAAAGGAACCTAAATCCACTCAAAATTCATTACAAGTAAACAAAACGGAAAACCTTCAAAGAAAAGGAAAGTCAGCTGAATGGATGGCTTTTAAGAAAAATAAATTAGGAATGGTGTCTTTCTTTATTTTGATTGGTATATTATTTATCGCAATTTTAGCACCGGTAATCGTGCCGTATGATCCCCTAGCACAAGAAGTGACCGCTCGCGCTAAAGAGCCCTCATTATCCCATTGGCTTGGAACAGATCCCTTTGGTAGGGACATTTTAAGCCGGATAATGCTAGGTTCACAAACGTCATTATTTGTTGGATTTTTATCCGTATTTCTCAGTGGTATTGTTGGAGGATTTATTGGAATGGTCGCAGCTTACAAGGGGGGATGGTTAGACGACGTATTAATGCGTATTTTGGAATCTATTATGATGCTGCCATTGTTGTTATTTGGACTAATGGTGTTAGTTGCTCTTGGACCAAGTATGACAACACTTATTGTAGTTATTAGCATTGGACTAATTCCCAGTGTTGCTCGGATGGCTAGAGGAGTAACTTTGGAGGTTAAGGAAAAAGAATATATTAAGGCTGTTGTTTCAATAGGAGGTAGAGACTTAAGAATTCTTCTCAGTCATATATTTCCGAACATTTTAGGCCCCGTTTTGGTAATCACTACTCTTAATATGTCAACTGCTATTCGAATTGAAGCTAGTTTAAGCTTCCTTGGTGTAGGTGTTCAACCTCCGACTCCTACATGGGGAAATATGATCCAAGAAGGGTTTCAATATATCACCTCAACTCCCGGTTTAGTAATTTATCCCGGTTTAGCTTTACTAATTGTTTCTATCGCATTTAATGTAATGGGTGATGCAATTCGGGATGCTTTTGATCCACATATTAAAAAACAGCGAAATTAG
- a CDS encoding PaaI family thioesterase yields the protein MKNKLIETEEQLMENNRFRKLIGVQIEDIGDGTALLSLPVTDDLLQSGHVVHGGVLSVLIDSVIGTAVRSVLEPNKISVTAEMNINYFRPATKGKILAEGKLVNKGRTLIVGTGDIRNEEGKLLATGRATYAVIERAT from the coding sequence ATGAAAAACAAATTGATAGAAACCGAAGAGCAGCTTATGGAAAACAATAGGTTTAGAAAATTAATTGGAGTACAAATTGAGGATATAGGCGATGGAACTGCGCTGCTATCTTTACCAGTAACTGACGATTTATTACAATCTGGGCACGTTGTGCATGGAGGTGTTCTCTCTGTTTTAATAGATTCAGTTATTGGAACTGCAGTGAGATCAGTTTTGGAGCCTAATAAAATATCTGTTACAGCTGAGATGAATATTAACTATTTTAGGCCAGCAACGAAGGGAAAAATATTGGCAGAAGGAAAATTGGTAAACAAAGGAAGAACCCTGATTGTTGGTACAGGTGATATAAGAAATGAAGAAGGCAAGCTTTTGGCAACAGGAAGAGCGACATACGCTGTAATAGAAAGAGCTACTTAA